One region of Megalopta genalis isolate 19385.01 chromosome 15, iyMegGena1_principal, whole genome shotgun sequence genomic DNA includes:
- the Slik gene encoding sterile20-like kinase isoform X1 — protein MSFLSNLKKAFHFGGNDAKKKKLYNNIKMDCNPEEFWEMVGELGDGAFGKVYKAQHKQTNQLAAAKMCALEGEDDLSDFMIEIDILSECKHPNVVELHEAYFIEGKLWMLIEYCDGGAVDSIMVELQKALTEPQIAYICQHMTKGLAFLHKSKVIHRDLKAGNVLLTMAGGVKIADFGVSAKNKHTLQKHDTFIGTPYWMAPEVVLCETFRDNPYDFKVDIWSLGITLIEFAQIEPPNHEMSPMRVLLKIQKSDPPKLEQPGKWSKDFNDFIAKALIKDPTSRPPADELLKHSFINRNLDSKPIRDLLLEYKADVVEEELVDEEAEKAKMAKKHKELYQRIGCACGSPGPRQPHHPCVCQEQRTSQLPLEVDQLGDDSASMRSDADVKISEKENLAASPVSAKKEESHKREINRDGEKEDRNKKLRKAESKENIPASVEKKQAPKPPSTSEANERRVSREKGPAPPPPPMRQDSKNEDKENNLKTSDKQSVIEILDQCKSTEDSKREKHPSSESHDMVETGLDTEKQGVKDSFEKLTAGNEKEKDTRQKLIAEAKASQSSRMELPLEEKRKSAPVRPESTEDWSKPAFNKQSSLEERSRGEKKPVDVQMKRPSLTEDSRKSLQEKRKSVEEKLNAVLEKRFSMDSEMRTNIPSLETLTRRETAGPSAILSENNIVKACSTEDIKTDYGTGKVESVVKSHSEGSSRYDSLENFSDEFDGKREKKKKWLHKELTRESVANEASTGEKRGSSINVSVITSTPIRSRSASSRRGSGDNVVVITGKADQDIRPNTSTVRITAESPDLSNSLASNISQVTVVTTHPPVLVDAVSPTPLSCRPSPTSEVVIVANELNKTQVNESSTDDDGFPSLDSLEYTPQEQPIVLTDASKRVGKKLDESEVLIVSPIVDELQDTSHVSVVTVGDDKEQVKDSSMLNKRGAARTASSQSLLDRSSTKSDSGDEITKMIVAGTTVEHVDIDDMDRNSKKVNGLIKTDKAVAGGRIDEKVLKTIRQKDTGKMYKEKRISPDSFEGSRSQSESGSTRSHTPSKSIDRSDAESISTTISQDSRESNKENHISQGQTPETEEEVVLRRKPDYARDIPRPTKTKEDIQMMNLKKKTRKRTRKFEIDGVVVTTTTSKVIYGDDENGKVYDDQIFRKQELRELKMLQKMEQKQFQDLSQKAQFNKDQQEKRFEQERQLLERNAETDLETLGRQQRQQIERAEAQQEADLRLASKKIRSEQERELKQFRESLKQELRLLKQEVDLMPKDKRKSAFKIRKEKLEAEHEEREKHFLDKLNESHELSLRRLSDSHREKIALMERQFLQQKQQLMRAREAAIWEQEERHIHEKQQLLKKQLKDIFFLQRHQMLIRHEKELEQMKRMNQRKEEELVKRQTVERRNLPKRIRNEMKAREMMFRESMRISISAVIAPDPDAEREKLKKFQENEKKRYRAEQQRFELKHSRQLEEVRAQSDATIKELEQLQNEKRKMLMEHETLKLKELEEAYGKELREWKAQLKPRKQKLEAELSAELDALEARYRDYFPSGLSGLSVPPLDYSSNIFHFEGWRKSPRLPRSTPASPSPFTIPRVSLRIGSSDTGSVNGMLSRSHSKPDLAPSSSSRR, from the exons ATGTCATTCTTATCGAATTTAAAGAAAGCATTCCACTTTGGTGGTAATGATGCAAAGAAAAAaaagttatataataatattaaaatggaTTGTAATCCAGAAGAATTCTGGGAAATGGTGGGTGAACTTGGAGATGGAGCATTTGGTAAAGTGTATAAg GCACAgcataaacaaacaaatcagCTAGCTGCTGCAAAAATGTGTGCCCTTGAAGGAGAAGACGATCTTAGTGATTTCATGATTGAAATAGACATATTATCAGAATGTAAACATCCAAATGTTGTCGAATTACATGAAGCATATTTTATAGAGGGCAAACTATGG ATGCTGATAGAATATTGCGATGGTGGTGCTGTTGATTCCATAATGGTGGAATTACAGAAAGCTTTAACAGAACCGCAAATAGCCTATATATGTCAACACATGACTAAAGGACTTGCATTTTTACACAAATCCAAAGTAATTCACAGGGATTTGAAGGCAGGGAATGTTCTGTTAACAATGGCTGGAGGAGTGAAAATCG CTGATTTTGGCGTATCTGCGAAAAATAAGCATACGTTACAAAAACATGATACATTTATTGGTACACCTTACTGGATGGCACCAGAAGTAGTCTTATGCGAAACGTTTCGGGATAATCCTTATGATTTCAAA GTAGATATATGGTCGCTCGGGATTACCCTAATCGAATTTGCGCAAATTGAGCCTCCAAACCATGAAATGTCACCAATGCGGGTACTCCTAAAAATACAAAAGAGTGATCCACCGAAACTCGAGCAACCTGGGAAGTGGAGTAAAgattttaatgattttattgCGAAGGCTCTCATAAAAGATCCAACATCAAGACCTCCAGCCGATGAACTGTTGAAGCATTCGTTTATTAATCGGAATTTGGATTCAAAGCCGATCAGGGATTTGCTCTTGGAGTACAAAGCCGATGTCGTCGAAGAGGAATTGGTCGACGAGGAAGCAGAG AAGGCAAAAATGGCGAAAAAACACAAAGAACTATATCAGCGGATC GGCTGTGCATGCGGCTCTCCTGGGCCTCGCCAGCCCCATCACCCCTGCGTTTGTCAG GAGCAACGCACATCTCAGCTTCCTCTGGAGGTGGATCAGCTCGGAGATGACTCTGCATCTATGCGCAGTGACGCTGATGTCAAGA TTTCTGAGAAAGAAAATCTTGCCGCATCACCCGTATCTGCGAAGAAAGAAGAGAGCCACAAACGAGAGATCAACAGAGATGGTGAAAAGGAGGACAGGAACAAGAAATTACGGAAAGCAGAATCTAAAGAGAACATACCTGCGTCTGTTGAGAAGAAACAA GCACCTAAACCACCTAgtacaagcgaagcaaacgaacgTAGAGTATCTCGGGAGAAAGGTCCtgctcctcctccacctcctatGCGTCAGGATAGTAAAAACGAGGATAAGGAAAATAATTTGAAGACTTCCGATAAGCAGAGCGTCATCGAGATACTAGACCAATGTAAGAGCACTGAGGACAGCAAACGAGAAAAACACCCGTCATCAGAGAGTCACGACATGGTAGAGACAGGCCTGGATACCGAGAAACAGGGCGTCAAAGATAGTTTTGAGAAATTAACAGCTGGTAATGAGAAGGAGAAGGACACGAGACAGAAATTGATAGCCGAAGCTAAAGCGAGTCAGTCATCCAGAATGGAATTACCAttggaagaaaaaagaaaatccgCTCCAGTTAGACCAGAGTCGACAGAGGATTGGTCGAAGCCAGCATTCAACAAACAATCCTCGTTAGAAGAGAGAAGCAG aGGCGAGAAAAAACCCGTTGACGTGCAGATGAAACGACCATCCCTAACGGAAGACAGTCGCAAAAGCTTGCAGGAGAAGCGAAAGTCGGTCGAGGAGAAGTTAAATGCGGTTCTAGAGAAACGATTCTCGATGGATTCCGAAATGCGCACGAACATTCCATCGCTGGAAACGTTGACGCGTCGAGAAACGGCCGGTCCAAGTGCGATCCTGTCCGAAAATAACATCGTCAAGGCTTGCTCCACGGAGGATATTAAAACCGATTACGGAACAGGCAAGGTGGAGTCTGTCGTTAAAAGTCACAGCGAAGGATCATCCAGATACGATTCGTTGGAGAACTTTTCGGACGAGTTCGATGGGAAAcgagaaaagaagaagaagtggTTACACAAGGAACTGACTCGTGAGAGCGTCGCGAACGAAGCTTCCACCGGCGAAAAAAGAGGTTCTTCGATAAATGTATCGGTAATTACATCGACGCCTATTAGGAGTAGAAGTGCGTCGTCGAGAAGAGGTAGCGGGGACAACGTAGTTGTCATAACCG GAAAAGCTGACCAAGATATACGTCCAAATACATCAACCGTCCGGATCACGGCCGAAAGTCCAGACTTATCGAATAGCCTAGCGAGCAACATAAGCCAGGTAACAGTCGTGACTACTCATCCTCCGGTATTGGTCGACGCCGTGTCGCCGACGCCTCTCTCTTGCCGACCGTCTCCAACCTCAGAAGTGGTGATTGTTGCGAACGAATTGAACAAGACGCAAGTAAATGAAAGCTCGACCGACGACGACGGATTTCCGAGCCTGGACAGCCTGGAATACACGCCGCAGGAACAGCCAATTGTTCTTACGGACGCTTCGAAACGGGTGGGCAAGAAGCTGGATGAGTCCGAGGTGTTGATTGTAAGTCCGATTGTGGACGAGTTGCAGGACACTAGTCACGTCTCCGTGGTGACGGTCGGTGACGACAAGGAACAGGTGAAGGACTcctccatgctaaacaaacgcgGCGCAGCGCGAACTGCCTCCTCGCAGAGTTTGCTCGATAGATCGAGTACAAAGAGTGATAGCGGGGATGAGATTACGAAGATGATAGTCGCTGGAACGACTGTTGAGCACGTGGACATCGACGACATGGACCGAAACTCGAAGAAGGTGAACGGCTTGATCAAAACCGATAAGGCAGTTGCGGGTGGCCGCATCGACGAAAAGGTTCTCAAGACGATCAGACAGAAGGACACAGGCAAAATGTACAAAGAGAAAAGAATATCTCCGGACAGCTTTGAGGGGTCGAGATCGCAGAGCGAGTCCGGCTCGACGAGATCGCACACGCCGAGCAAGAGCATAGATCGTTCGGACGCCGAGTCAATCTCGACCACGATCAGCCAGGACAGCAGAGAATCGAACAAGGAAAACCACATCAGTCAAGGACAGACGCCGGAAACGGAAGAGGAAGTAGTGCTACGGCGGAAGCCCGATTACGCTCGCGATATACCGCGGCCGACCAAGACAAAGGAGGACATACAGatgatgaatttgaagaaaaaaacAAGAAAGCGAACTAGGAAATTTGAGATAGACGGGGTGGTGGTTACGACGACCACGTCTAAGGTGATCTATGGCGACGACGAGAATGGCAAAGTCTACGATGATCAGATATTTAGGAAGCAGGAGTTGAGGGAACTGAAGATGCTGCAGAAGATGGAGCAAAAGCAGTTCCAGGACCTATCGCAGAAGGCCCAGTTCAACAAGGATCAGCAGGAGAAGCGTTTCGAGCAGGAACGCCAGCTCTTGGAGCGGAACGCCGAAACCGATTTGGAAACGCTTGGCCGGCAGCAGAGGCAGCAAATTGAGCGAGCCGAAGCGCAGCAGGAGGCTGATCTCAGGCTAGCCTCGAAGAAGATCCGCAGCGAGCAGGAGAGGGAGCTGAAACAGTTCCGGGAGAGCCTCAAGCAGGAGCTCAGACTGCTGAAGCAAGAGGTGGATCTGATGCCGAAGGACAAGCGGAAGAGCGCGTTCAAGATCCGAAAGGAGAAGCTCGAGGCCGAACACGAGGAAAGAGAGAAACACTTTTTGGACAAGCTGAACGAAAGCCACGAGCTCTCTCTGAGGAGACTGTCCGATAGCCATCGGGAAAAGATCGCGCTGATGGAGAGGCAATTCTTGCAGCAGAAACAACAGCTGATGAGGGCTCGGGAGGCGGCGATCTGGGAGCAAGAGGAACGGCATATTCATGAGAAGCAGCAGCTGCTGAAGAAACAACTGAAGGACATCTTCTTCCTACAAAGGCATCAGATGTTGATTCGCCACGAGAAAGAGCTCGAGCAGATGAAGCGGATGAATCAGAGGAAAGAGGAGGAGCTGGTCAAGCGGCAGACGGTCGAGCGCAGAAACCTGCCGAAGCGGATCCGCAACGAAATGAAGGCGCGCGAGATGATGTTCCGGGAGTCGATGAGAATCTCGATATCGGCGGTAATTGCGCCGGACCCGGACGCCGAGCGGGAGAAGCTGAAGAAATTTCAGGAAAATGAGAAGAAGAGATACAGGGCGGAGCAACAGCGGTTCGAATTAAAGCATTCGAGGCAACTTGAAGAAGTGAGAGCGCAGAGTGACGCCACCATCAAAGAACTGGAACAGTTGCAGAACGAGAAGAGGAAAATGCTAATGGAGCACGAAACGTTGAAGCTGAAGGAGTTGGAAGAAGCGTACGGTAAAGAACTACGGGAGTGGAAGGCGCAGTTGAAGCCTCGCAAACAG AAGTTAGAGGCTGAGCTGTCGGCTGAATTGGACGCGTTGGAAGCTCGCTACCGAGACTATTTCCCTTCGGGTCTTAGTGGTCTCTCTGTTCCACCTTTAGACTATTCTTCTAACATCTTTCATTTCGAAGGCTGGAGGAAGTCGCCGCGTTTGCCCCGTTCCACCCCTGCATCCCCTTCCCCGTTCACCATTCCAAGGGTATCGTTGAGGATCGGTAGTTCGGACACCGGCTCCGTAAATGGCATGCTTTCGCGAAGTCATTCGAAACCGGACCTGGCACCATCCTCCTCGTCTCGTAGATAG
- the Slik gene encoding sterile20-like kinase isoform X3 yields the protein MSFLSNLKKAFHFGGNDAKKKKLYNNIKMDCNPEEFWEMVGELGDGAFGKVYKAQHKQTNQLAAAKMCALEGEDDLSDFMIEIDILSECKHPNVVELHEAYFIEGKLWMLIEYCDGGAVDSIMVELQKALTEPQIAYICQHMTKGLAFLHKSKVIHRDLKAGNVLLTMAGGVKIADFGVSAKNKHTLQKHDTFIGTPYWMAPEVVLCETFRDNPYDFKVDIWSLGITLIEFAQIEPPNHEMSPMRVLLKIQKSDPPKLEQPGKWSKDFNDFIAKALIKDPTSRPPADELLKHSFINRNLDSKPIRDLLLEYKADVVEEELVDEEAEKAKMAKKHKELYQRIGCACGSPGPRQPHHPCVCQEQRTSQLPLEVDQLGDDSASMRSDADVKISEKENLAASPVSAKKEESHKREINRDGEKEDRNKKLRKAESKENIPASVEKKQAPKPPSTSEANERRVSREKGPAPPPPPMRQDSKNEDKENNLKTSDKQSVIEILDQCKSTEDSKREKHPSSESHDMVETGLDTEKQGVKDSFEKLTAGNEKEKDTRQKLIAEAKASQSSRMELPLEEKRKSAPVRPESTEDWSKPAFNKQSSLEERSRGEKKPVDVQMKRPSLTEDSRKSLQEKRKSVEEKLNAVLEKRFSMDSEMRTNIPSLETLTRRETAGPSAILSENNIVKACSTEDIKTDYGTGKVESVVKSHSEGSSRYDSLENFSDEFDGKREKKKKWLHKELTRESVANEASTGEKRGSSINVSVITSTPIRSRSASSRRGSGDNVVVITGKADQDIRPNTSTVRITAESPDLSNSLASNISQVTVVTTHPPVLVDAVSPTPLSCRPSPTSEVVIVANELNKTQVNESSTDDDGFPSLDSLEYTPQEQPIVLTDASKRVGKKLDESEVLIVSPIVDELQDTSHVSVVTVGDDKEQVKDSSMLNKRGAARTASSQSLLDRSSTKSDSGDEITKMIVAGTTVEHVDIDDMDRNSKKVNGLIKTDKAVAGGRIDEKVLKTIRQKDTGKMYKEKRISPDSFEGSRSQSESGSTRSHTPSKSIDRSDAESISTTISQDSRESNKENHISQGQTPETEEEVVLRRKPDYARDIPRPTKTKEDIQMMNLKKKTRKRTRKFEIDGVVVTTTTSKVIYGDDENGKVYDDQIFRKQELRELKMLQKMEQKQFQDLSQKAQFNKDQQEKRFEQERQLLERNAETDLETLGRQQRQQIERAEAQQEADLRLASKKIRSEQERELKQFRESLKQELRLLKQEVDLMPKDKRKSAFKIRKEKLEAEHEEREKHFLDKLNESHELSLRRLSDSHREKIALMERQFLQQKQQLMRAREAAIWEQEERHIHEKQQLLKKQLKDIFFLQRHQMLIRHEKELEQMKRMNQRKEEELVKRQTVERRNLPKRIRNEMKAREMMFRESMRISISAVIAPDPDAEREKLKKFQENEKKRYRAEQQRFELKHSRQLEEVRAQSDATIKELEQLQNEKRKMLMEHETLKLKELEEAYGKELREWKAQLKPRKQRLEEQFALQLEEQEAIYGPSAIPLCLPADLPDLTHHTAGSTRSSLSSGVRCLFRS from the exons ATGTCATTCTTATCGAATTTAAAGAAAGCATTCCACTTTGGTGGTAATGATGCAAAGAAAAAaaagttatataataatattaaaatggaTTGTAATCCAGAAGAATTCTGGGAAATGGTGGGTGAACTTGGAGATGGAGCATTTGGTAAAGTGTATAAg GCACAgcataaacaaacaaatcagCTAGCTGCTGCAAAAATGTGTGCCCTTGAAGGAGAAGACGATCTTAGTGATTTCATGATTGAAATAGACATATTATCAGAATGTAAACATCCAAATGTTGTCGAATTACATGAAGCATATTTTATAGAGGGCAAACTATGG ATGCTGATAGAATATTGCGATGGTGGTGCTGTTGATTCCATAATGGTGGAATTACAGAAAGCTTTAACAGAACCGCAAATAGCCTATATATGTCAACACATGACTAAAGGACTTGCATTTTTACACAAATCCAAAGTAATTCACAGGGATTTGAAGGCAGGGAATGTTCTGTTAACAATGGCTGGAGGAGTGAAAATCG CTGATTTTGGCGTATCTGCGAAAAATAAGCATACGTTACAAAAACATGATACATTTATTGGTACACCTTACTGGATGGCACCAGAAGTAGTCTTATGCGAAACGTTTCGGGATAATCCTTATGATTTCAAA GTAGATATATGGTCGCTCGGGATTACCCTAATCGAATTTGCGCAAATTGAGCCTCCAAACCATGAAATGTCACCAATGCGGGTACTCCTAAAAATACAAAAGAGTGATCCACCGAAACTCGAGCAACCTGGGAAGTGGAGTAAAgattttaatgattttattgCGAAGGCTCTCATAAAAGATCCAACATCAAGACCTCCAGCCGATGAACTGTTGAAGCATTCGTTTATTAATCGGAATTTGGATTCAAAGCCGATCAGGGATTTGCTCTTGGAGTACAAAGCCGATGTCGTCGAAGAGGAATTGGTCGACGAGGAAGCAGAG AAGGCAAAAATGGCGAAAAAACACAAAGAACTATATCAGCGGATC GGCTGTGCATGCGGCTCTCCTGGGCCTCGCCAGCCCCATCACCCCTGCGTTTGTCAG GAGCAACGCACATCTCAGCTTCCTCTGGAGGTGGATCAGCTCGGAGATGACTCTGCATCTATGCGCAGTGACGCTGATGTCAAGA TTTCTGAGAAAGAAAATCTTGCCGCATCACCCGTATCTGCGAAGAAAGAAGAGAGCCACAAACGAGAGATCAACAGAGATGGTGAAAAGGAGGACAGGAACAAGAAATTACGGAAAGCAGAATCTAAAGAGAACATACCTGCGTCTGTTGAGAAGAAACAA GCACCTAAACCACCTAgtacaagcgaagcaaacgaacgTAGAGTATCTCGGGAGAAAGGTCCtgctcctcctccacctcctatGCGTCAGGATAGTAAAAACGAGGATAAGGAAAATAATTTGAAGACTTCCGATAAGCAGAGCGTCATCGAGATACTAGACCAATGTAAGAGCACTGAGGACAGCAAACGAGAAAAACACCCGTCATCAGAGAGTCACGACATGGTAGAGACAGGCCTGGATACCGAGAAACAGGGCGTCAAAGATAGTTTTGAGAAATTAACAGCTGGTAATGAGAAGGAGAAGGACACGAGACAGAAATTGATAGCCGAAGCTAAAGCGAGTCAGTCATCCAGAATGGAATTACCAttggaagaaaaaagaaaatccgCTCCAGTTAGACCAGAGTCGACAGAGGATTGGTCGAAGCCAGCATTCAACAAACAATCCTCGTTAGAAGAGAGAAGCAG aGGCGAGAAAAAACCCGTTGACGTGCAGATGAAACGACCATCCCTAACGGAAGACAGTCGCAAAAGCTTGCAGGAGAAGCGAAAGTCGGTCGAGGAGAAGTTAAATGCGGTTCTAGAGAAACGATTCTCGATGGATTCCGAAATGCGCACGAACATTCCATCGCTGGAAACGTTGACGCGTCGAGAAACGGCCGGTCCAAGTGCGATCCTGTCCGAAAATAACATCGTCAAGGCTTGCTCCACGGAGGATATTAAAACCGATTACGGAACAGGCAAGGTGGAGTCTGTCGTTAAAAGTCACAGCGAAGGATCATCCAGATACGATTCGTTGGAGAACTTTTCGGACGAGTTCGATGGGAAAcgagaaaagaagaagaagtggTTACACAAGGAACTGACTCGTGAGAGCGTCGCGAACGAAGCTTCCACCGGCGAAAAAAGAGGTTCTTCGATAAATGTATCGGTAATTACATCGACGCCTATTAGGAGTAGAAGTGCGTCGTCGAGAAGAGGTAGCGGGGACAACGTAGTTGTCATAACCG GAAAAGCTGACCAAGATATACGTCCAAATACATCAACCGTCCGGATCACGGCCGAAAGTCCAGACTTATCGAATAGCCTAGCGAGCAACATAAGCCAGGTAACAGTCGTGACTACTCATCCTCCGGTATTGGTCGACGCCGTGTCGCCGACGCCTCTCTCTTGCCGACCGTCTCCAACCTCAGAAGTGGTGATTGTTGCGAACGAATTGAACAAGACGCAAGTAAATGAAAGCTCGACCGACGACGACGGATTTCCGAGCCTGGACAGCCTGGAATACACGCCGCAGGAACAGCCAATTGTTCTTACGGACGCTTCGAAACGGGTGGGCAAGAAGCTGGATGAGTCCGAGGTGTTGATTGTAAGTCCGATTGTGGACGAGTTGCAGGACACTAGTCACGTCTCCGTGGTGACGGTCGGTGACGACAAGGAACAGGTGAAGGACTcctccatgctaaacaaacgcgGCGCAGCGCGAACTGCCTCCTCGCAGAGTTTGCTCGATAGATCGAGTACAAAGAGTGATAGCGGGGATGAGATTACGAAGATGATAGTCGCTGGAACGACTGTTGAGCACGTGGACATCGACGACATGGACCGAAACTCGAAGAAGGTGAACGGCTTGATCAAAACCGATAAGGCAGTTGCGGGTGGCCGCATCGACGAAAAGGTTCTCAAGACGATCAGACAGAAGGACACAGGCAAAATGTACAAAGAGAAAAGAATATCTCCGGACAGCTTTGAGGGGTCGAGATCGCAGAGCGAGTCCGGCTCGACGAGATCGCACACGCCGAGCAAGAGCATAGATCGTTCGGACGCCGAGTCAATCTCGACCACGATCAGCCAGGACAGCAGAGAATCGAACAAGGAAAACCACATCAGTCAAGGACAGACGCCGGAAACGGAAGAGGAAGTAGTGCTACGGCGGAAGCCCGATTACGCTCGCGATATACCGCGGCCGACCAAGACAAAGGAGGACATACAGatgatgaatttgaagaaaaaaacAAGAAAGCGAACTAGGAAATTTGAGATAGACGGGGTGGTGGTTACGACGACCACGTCTAAGGTGATCTATGGCGACGACGAGAATGGCAAAGTCTACGATGATCAGATATTTAGGAAGCAGGAGTTGAGGGAACTGAAGATGCTGCAGAAGATGGAGCAAAAGCAGTTCCAGGACCTATCGCAGAAGGCCCAGTTCAACAAGGATCAGCAGGAGAAGCGTTTCGAGCAGGAACGCCAGCTCTTGGAGCGGAACGCCGAAACCGATTTGGAAACGCTTGGCCGGCAGCAGAGGCAGCAAATTGAGCGAGCCGAAGCGCAGCAGGAGGCTGATCTCAGGCTAGCCTCGAAGAAGATCCGCAGCGAGCAGGAGAGGGAGCTGAAACAGTTCCGGGAGAGCCTCAAGCAGGAGCTCAGACTGCTGAAGCAAGAGGTGGATCTGATGCCGAAGGACAAGCGGAAGAGCGCGTTCAAGATCCGAAAGGAGAAGCTCGAGGCCGAACACGAGGAAAGAGAGAAACACTTTTTGGACAAGCTGAACGAAAGCCACGAGCTCTCTCTGAGGAGACTGTCCGATAGCCATCGGGAAAAGATCGCGCTGATGGAGAGGCAATTCTTGCAGCAGAAACAACAGCTGATGAGGGCTCGGGAGGCGGCGATCTGGGAGCAAGAGGAACGGCATATTCATGAGAAGCAGCAGCTGCTGAAGAAACAACTGAAGGACATCTTCTTCCTACAAAGGCATCAGATGTTGATTCGCCACGAGAAAGAGCTCGAGCAGATGAAGCGGATGAATCAGAGGAAAGAGGAGGAGCTGGTCAAGCGGCAGACGGTCGAGCGCAGAAACCTGCCGAAGCGGATCCGCAACGAAATGAAGGCGCGCGAGATGATGTTCCGGGAGTCGATGAGAATCTCGATATCGGCGGTAATTGCGCCGGACCCGGACGCCGAGCGGGAGAAGCTGAAGAAATTTCAGGAAAATGAGAAGAAGAGATACAGGGCGGAGCAACAGCGGTTCGAATTAAAGCATTCGAGGCAACTTGAAGAAGTGAGAGCGCAGAGTGACGCCACCATCAAAGAACTGGAACAGTTGCAGAACGAGAAGAGGAAAATGCTAATGGAGCACGAAACGTTGAAGCTGAAGGAGTTGGAAGAAGCGTACGGTAAAGAACTACGGGAGTGGAAGGCGCAGTTGAAGCCTCGCAAACAG AGATTGGAAGAGCAGTTCGCTCTACAGCTGGAGGAACAGGAGGCGATTTATGGACCAAGCGCGATACCGTTGTGCTTGCCGGCGGATCTTCCGGATTTGACGCATCACACGGCCGGCTCGACGCGCAGCTCGCTCTCCTCG GGAGTACGGTGCCTCTTTCGAAGCTAG